The following are encoded together in the Leuconostoc mesenteroides subsp. mesenteroides ATCC 8293 genome:
- a CDS encoding rod shape-determining protein, with amino-acid sequence MAKDIGIDLGTANVLIYVEGKGIVLNEPSVVAVDDKTDRVLAVGSEAYRMVGRTPGNIRAVRPLKDGVISDFDVTEAMLTYFVDKLNVKGFMSKPNIMICAPTNITEIERKAIIQAAEKAGGAKVYLEYEPKVAAVGAGLDIFKPIGSMVIDMGGGTSDIAVLSLGDIVVSESIRIAGDKMNFDIVNFLKRRHNLIVGERTAETIKIQIGSALQADEPLTMEVRGRDNFEGMPKTVTINSNEVEDSLHDTLQQIVRAAHSVLAKLPPELASDIIDRGIMLTGGGALLHGMDQLLSDALEVPVVVSDSPLDNVAKGAGALLEHMKSGRRGL; translated from the coding sequence ATGGCAAAAGATATTGGAATTGATTTAGGAACAGCCAATGTTCTCATTTACGTAGAAGGAAAAGGTATTGTACTAAACGAACCGTCAGTTGTTGCGGTTGATGATAAAACAGATCGAGTTTTGGCTGTGGGATCAGAAGCTTATCGTATGGTAGGACGCACACCAGGTAATATTCGTGCGGTGCGACCACTTAAAGATGGTGTTATTTCGGATTTTGATGTCACAGAAGCAATGCTAACCTATTTTGTTGACAAACTTAACGTTAAAGGATTCATGTCGAAGCCTAACATTATGATTTGCGCACCTACTAATATCACAGAGATTGAACGTAAAGCGATTATACAGGCTGCTGAAAAAGCAGGTGGGGCAAAGGTTTATCTTGAGTATGAACCTAAAGTTGCTGCAGTTGGTGCAGGACTGGATATTTTCAAGCCAATTGGTTCAATGGTGATTGACATGGGTGGTGGTACCTCTGATATTGCCGTATTATCATTAGGAGACATTGTTGTTTCTGAGTCCATTCGAATTGCCGGTGACAAAATGAATTTTGATATTGTTAACTTCTTAAAGCGCCGTCACAATTTAATTGTTGGTGAGCGTACTGCGGAAACAATCAAAATTCAAATCGGTTCTGCGCTGCAGGCTGATGAACCATTAACAATGGAAGTGCGTGGCCGTGATAATTTTGAGGGTATGCCTAAAACTGTAACGATCAACTCAAACGAAGTTGAAGATTCATTACATGATACGTTGCAACAAATTGTTCGTGCTGCACATTCCGTTTTGGCTAAATTACCACCTGAATTAGCATCTGACATTATTGACCGTGGTATCATGCTGACTGGTGGTGGCGCATTACTGCATGGCATGGATCAATTGCTTTCAGATGCACTGGAAGTACCGGTGGTAGTATCAGATTCACCGCTAGATAATGTTGCTAAAGGAGCAGGAGCCCTACTTGAACACATGAAATCAGGGCGCCGAGGATTATAA
- a CDS encoding DUF2969 family protein: protein MRRKNQNFDVELIVNDQQTQVLVDKKQIGYIEKADRGFVGFFGQQAIINQAKDEAEALQAILASFNLNH, encoded by the coding sequence ATGAGAAGAAAAAATCAGAACTTTGACGTTGAATTAATTGTAAATGACCAACAAACACAAGTTTTAGTTGATAAGAAACAAATTGGATACATTGAAAAAGCTGATCGTGGTTTTGTTGGATTTTTTGGTCAACAAGCGATTATTAATCAAGCCAAAGACGAAGCCGAAGCCTTGCAAGCTATCTTGGCAAGCTTTAATCTAAATCACTAA
- a CDS encoding FtsW/RodA/SpoVE family cell cycle protein: MQQTRQTSRRTSGSELDWGIILALLLFMIIGLSSLYEAATHMQGATTLSAVKVVMNQGIFWFIGVLLIVFLVRFDGSQLWKLAPITYGLGIFLLVAVLIFYNRAMYDSTGARSWFVIGPLSFQPSEVVKPAFILMLSRVVAQHNRNYPNHALSTDWLLLGKMAVCFIPVAALIALQNDLGTLLVFVAIFGGVALVSGVTWRILAPVIILGATVGTTLLTLVISSAGRTILSKLGFQSYQFSRIDTWLNPANDTSGNGYQTYQSLKAIGSGQLTGNGWGSLKVYVPVRESDMIFSVIGESFGFIGGAFLIALYFGLIYLLIRATFRAQSAFYAYIATGVVMMVLFHVFENIGMSIGLLPLTGIPLPFVSQGGSSLLGNMIGVGLILSIGYQRQNSTFTETTGFFI, translated from the coding sequence ATGCAACAGACACGACAAACTTCAAGACGAACATCTGGATCAGAGCTTGATTGGGGAATCATTCTAGCTTTGTTGCTATTTATGATTATCGGCTTGAGTTCATTATATGAAGCAGCGACACATATGCAGGGTGCGACAACCTTAAGTGCTGTAAAAGTAGTGATGAACCAGGGCATATTCTGGTTTATAGGCGTATTATTAATTGTTTTTTTAGTCAGGTTTGACGGATCACAATTGTGGAAATTAGCACCTATTACCTATGGATTAGGCATCTTTTTGTTAGTAGCAGTGCTAATATTTTATAATCGAGCAATGTATGATTCTACGGGTGCTAGATCATGGTTTGTAATTGGCCCCTTATCATTCCAACCTTCTGAAGTTGTTAAACCGGCGTTCATTTTGATGCTGAGCCGTGTGGTTGCGCAGCATAATAGAAATTATCCGAATCATGCACTATCAACAGACTGGTTGTTGTTAGGTAAAATGGCGGTTTGTTTTATACCTGTTGCGGCATTAATTGCTTTGCAAAATGATTTGGGAACTTTATTGGTTTTCGTTGCTATTTTTGGTGGTGTTGCACTGGTTTCTGGGGTAACCTGGCGAATCCTTGCTCCGGTAATTATTTTGGGTGCGACCGTGGGCACAACGTTGTTAACTTTGGTTATTTCTTCAGCTGGTCGGACTATATTGAGCAAGTTGGGATTCCAATCTTATCAATTTTCTCGTATTGATACATGGTTAAACCCCGCAAATGATACGTCAGGGAATGGATATCAAACTTATCAAAGTTTAAAAGCTATAGGTTCTGGTCAATTAACAGGCAATGGATGGGGAAGTCTTAAGGTGTATGTACCTGTGCGCGAATCAGACATGATTTTTTCTGTTATTGGGGAAAGTTTTGGCTTTATAGGTGGTGCGTTCCTAATAGCGTTATATTTCGGTTTAATTTATTTATTAATTCGTGCCACTTTTAGAGCACAAAGTGCCTTTTATGCCTACATTGCCACTGGTGTTGTAATGATGGTATTGTTTCACGTCTTTGAAAACATTGGTATGAGTATTGGATTATTACCACTGACAGGTATTCCATTACCGTTTGTTTCACAAGGTGGTTCCTCATTGTTAGGAAACATGATTGGTGTAGGATTGATTCTTTCTATAGGTTACCAGCGTCAAAATAGCACGTTTACAGAAACGACAGGTTTTTTTATTTGA
- a CDS encoding DUF2785 domain-containing protein — MIELDELKKEFITLRQKVRNGDVFQSLGELMKESLHKMPPQSLTTVSLPVDGEFALKRMQNYTQRADQMTESETATEDFDFQVKDTDLALIVEQLASPLPKYRDTGAFFFLSDMIQNDLLSEEQLRWLTDYLVSDEQLFAHILEPQNDAIYRRSFSVLVLSLLLFSNRIKTPFMSETQLNHVIDQVALYAALERDGRGFIDENGWAHAFTHIGNAVAEIFLMPDLVRADKVFVLGAVLAGYHELSQPLTFGETERLVEVITHISKQHELYADYLLLTLKMWRKDLVTQTPPKTQQQWQQLYNRSQFFHEILLRGKNEVPEAVFDYVSVTKNYLA, encoded by the coding sequence ATGATAGAATTAGATGAATTAAAAAAAGAATTTATAACATTGCGTCAAAAGGTGCGTAATGGGGATGTGTTCCAATCATTAGGAGAATTAATGAAGGAATCACTACATAAAATGCCCCCGCAATCTTTAACAACTGTGTCGTTGCCTGTTGATGGTGAATTTGCATTAAAACGTATGCAGAACTATACGCAACGGGCAGATCAAATGACCGAATCAGAAACAGCGACGGAAGATTTTGACTTTCAAGTGAAGGACACAGATTTGGCGTTGATTGTTGAACAGTTAGCTAGTCCGTTGCCAAAGTATCGAGATACGGGAGCATTCTTTTTCTTAAGTGATATGATTCAAAATGATTTGCTGTCAGAGGAGCAATTGCGTTGGCTAACAGATTATCTTGTTTCGGATGAGCAATTATTCGCTCATATCTTAGAACCACAGAATGACGCCATTTATCGTCGTTCCTTTAGTGTGTTAGTTTTATCTTTGTTATTATTTTCAAACCGTATAAAGACACCTTTTATGTCTGAGACGCAATTAAATCATGTTATCGATCAAGTTGCATTATATGCCGCTTTGGAACGTGATGGACGTGGCTTTATTGATGAAAATGGTTGGGCGCATGCTTTTACGCATATTGGAAACGCTGTCGCAGAGATCTTCTTAATGCCTGATTTAGTAAGGGCTGATAAGGTATTTGTTCTGGGTGCGGTTCTCGCTGGTTATCATGAATTATCACAGCCGTTGACTTTTGGCGAAACAGAACGTTTGGTAGAAGTGATTACCCATATCTCCAAGCAACATGAGTTGTATGCAGATTATCTATTATTAACTTTAAAAATGTGGCGAAAAGATTTAGTGACCCAAACGCCACCAAAGACACAACAACAATGGCAACAATTGTATAACCGATCACAGTTTTTCCATGAAATTTTGCTACGTGGAAAAAATGAAGTACCAGAGGCGGTATTTGATTATGTGAGCGTTACAAAAAACTATTTAGCATAA
- a CDS encoding D-alanine--D-alanine ligase family protein — protein MTKKRVALIFGGNSSEHDVSKRSAQNFYNAIEATGKYEIIVFAIAQNGFFLDTESSKKILALEDEQPIVDAFMKTVDASDPLARIHALKSAGDFDIFFPVVHGNLGEDGTLQGLFKLLDKPYVGAPLRGHAVSFDKALTKELLTVNGIRNTKYIVVDPESANNWSWDKIVAELGNIVFVKAANQGSSVGISRVTNAEEYTEALSDSFQYDYKVLIEEAVNGARELEVGVIGNDQPLVSEIGAHTVPNQGSGDGWYDYNNKFVDNSAVHFEIPAQLSPEVTKEVKQMALDAYKVLNLRGEARMDFLLDENNVPYLGEPNTLPGFTNMSLFKRLWDYSDINNAKLVDMLIDYGFEDFAQNKKLSYSFVSLGEEKIGKFN, from the coding sequence ATGACTAAAAAAAGAGTAGCGCTTATTTTTGGAGGTAATTCCTCTGAGCACGACGTATCAAAGCGTTCAGCGCAAAATTTCTATAATGCAATCGAAGCAACTGGTAAATATGAAATTATTGTTTTTGCAATTGCCCAAAATGGTTTCTTTTTAGATACGGAAAGTTCTAAGAAAATACTTGCGTTAGAAGATGAACAGCCCATTGTGGACGCCTTCATGAAAACTGTCGATGCTAGTGATCCATTGGCGCGCATTCATGCTTTAAAGAGTGCGGGTGACTTTGATATTTTCTTCCCTGTAGTTCATGGTAACTTAGGAGAAGATGGTACACTGCAAGGTTTATTTAAACTATTAGATAAACCATATGTGGGGGCACCGTTACGTGGCCATGCGGTAAGCTTTGACAAAGCTTTGACTAAAGAACTATTGACGGTAAATGGTATTCGCAATACTAAATACATTGTGGTGGACCCTGAGTCAGCAAACAATTGGTCGTGGGATAAGATTGTGGCTGAATTAGGCAACATTGTGTTTGTTAAAGCTGCTAATCAAGGATCTTCAGTGGGAATTTCACGTGTAACCAATGCCGAAGAATATACTGAAGCATTATCAGATTCATTCCAATATGATTATAAAGTTTTGATAGAAGAAGCAGTCAATGGTGCCCGAGAGTTGGAAGTTGGTGTGATTGGTAACGATCAGCCGCTTGTCTCTGAGATTGGCGCACATACAGTGCCAAATCAGGGTAGTGGGGACGGTTGGTATGATTATAATAATAAGTTCGTTGATAATTCCGCTGTTCACTTTGAAATTCCTGCTCAGTTATCCCCAGAAGTAACAAAAGAAGTTAAACAAATGGCTTTAGATGCTTATAAAGTATTGAATTTACGTGGCGAAGCGCGAATGGATTTTTTGTTAGATGAAAATAATGTTCCCTACTTAGGTGAACCAAACACGTTACCAGGGTTCACGAATATGTCGTTATTTAAACGTTTGTGGGATTATTCTGATATTAACAACGCCAAGCTAGTTGATATGTTGATTGACTACGGGTTTGAAGATTTTGCACAAAATAAAAAATTGAGTTACTCATTTGTGTCACTTGGAGAAGAAAAGATAGGGAAGTTTAACTAA
- a CDS encoding TetR/AcrR family transcriptional regulator: MVQVISQNEHRRQQIIEAATTIFLSKGFEQTTTRDIAKKVNISQPALYHHFGDKESLFVEVISRVGESTYTDMQSILSQTYAEPIDQLVDLTQVIVLRHPRDVFRLIHDSFDSLSATHRSKLGMIFGRDYVGPIAQFFESIQLRDNVDAQIASSFYITSLSPLFGEFHSLGEQITMRERIQQLLDLILYGVEKK; the protein is encoded by the coding sequence ATGGTACAAGTAATTTCACAAAATGAACATCGTCGTCAACAGATTATTGAAGCGGCGACAACAATCTTTTTATCAAAGGGTTTTGAGCAAACAACAACGCGAGATATAGCAAAGAAAGTAAACATTAGCCAACCCGCTTTGTATCATCATTTTGGTGATAAGGAGTCATTATTTGTTGAAGTAATTTCACGTGTTGGCGAGTCGACCTATACGGATATGCAAAGTATTTTATCACAAACGTATGCTGAACCAATCGATCAACTGGTTGATTTAACACAGGTTATTGTACTTCGGCATCCACGTGATGTATTTAGATTAATACATGACAGTTTTGATTCATTATCAGCAACGCATCGAAGTAAACTGGGCATGATTTTTGGACGGGATTACGTCGGTCCAATTGCACAATTTTTTGAAAGTATACAGTTGCGTGATAATGTTGATGCACAAATAGCTAGCTCATTTTACATTACTAGCTTATCGCCACTGTTTGGTGAATTTCATTCACTGGGTGAACAAATAACAATGCGTGAAAGAATTCAACAATTGTTGGACCTCATTTTATATGGGGTAGAAAAAAAATAG
- the rpmG gene encoding 50S ribosomal protein L33 codes for MASHKVSLACTVCGSRNYTVTLSKDRTERLSVSKFCQHCGKHTLHQQTK; via the coding sequence ATGGCTAGTCACAAAGTATCATTAGCGTGCACAGTTTGTGGATCACGCAATTACACAGTAACATTATCAAAAGATCGAACAGAACGTTTGTCAGTAAGTAAGTTTTGTCAACACTGTGGCAAGCATACATTACATCAACAAACAAAATAA
- the secE gene encoding preprotein translocase subunit SecE produces the protein MINYFKNVAQEMKNVTWLTGEQTSKETITVITVSIIFALFLGGVDWLLQQGFNFLLAK, from the coding sequence ATGATTAACTATTTTAAAAACGTTGCACAGGAAATGAAAAATGTCACTTGGTTAACAGGTGAACAGACATCTAAGGAAACAATTACAGTTATTACTGTATCGATTATTTTTGCGTTGTTCTTAGGTGGCGTAGATTGGCTATTGCAACAAGGATTTAACTTCTTACTGGCGAAATAG
- the nusG gene encoding transcription termination/antitermination protein NusG, giving the protein MSEEIEKSWFVVHTYSGYEHKVKANLESRTQTMGMSEQIFRILVPEQEVTTIQDGEAKQTVENDFPGYVLVEMATPYEDNMTDEAWYVVRNTPGVTGFLGSHGAGSKPNSLLPEEVDLLMKRMGMVTREQVDLDVAVGQTVKIISGPFSGMEGVVTSIDQEKQTLEATVAVFGRETPTELDFSDVDTTLDSL; this is encoded by the coding sequence ATGTCTGAAGAAATTGAAAAATCATGGTTCGTTGTGCATACATATTCAGGGTATGAGCACAAGGTTAAGGCTAACCTAGAATCACGTACACAAACAATGGGAATGTCAGAGCAAATATTCCGTATCTTGGTTCCCGAACAAGAAGTTACAACCATCCAAGACGGTGAAGCTAAGCAAACTGTTGAAAACGACTTTCCAGGTTATGTATTAGTAGAAATGGCGACGCCATATGAAGATAATATGACAGACGAGGCGTGGTATGTTGTCCGTAACACACCAGGTGTTACTGGTTTCTTAGGCTCCCATGGTGCCGGATCAAAGCCAAATTCTTTGCTTCCTGAAGAAGTCGATTTGCTTATGAAGCGTATGGGTATGGTTACACGTGAGCAAGTTGATTTGGATGTTGCAGTAGGACAAACAGTTAAGATTATCTCTGGACCGTTTTCTGGTATGGAAGGCGTAGTAACCTCTATTGATCAAGAAAAGCAAACTTTGGAAGCTACTGTAGCAGTGTTTGGACGTGAAACACCAACAGAACTAGACTTTTCAGATGTTGATACAACGTTAGATTCTTTATAA
- the rplK gene encoding 50S ribosomal protein L11, with protein MAKKVVNVVKLQIAAAKATPAPPVGPALGQAGINIAQFTKEFNARTADQAGSIIPVEISVFDDRSFEFVTKTPPAADQLRKIVGKGSGEPNTKKAGNVTLDQIRAIAENKMSDLNANDITNAMRMIEGTARSMGVTVDGVDLTVEGTAIKEDAE; from the coding sequence GTGGCTAAAAAAGTTGTAAATGTAGTTAAGCTACAAATTGCCGCCGCTAAAGCAACGCCGGCACCACCAGTTGGACCCGCATTGGGACAAGCTGGTATTAACATTGCGCAATTCACTAAAGAATTTAATGCGCGTACTGCAGACCAAGCTGGATCAATTATTCCAGTTGAAATCTCTGTTTTTGATGACCGTTCATTCGAATTCGTCACAAAGACACCACCTGCAGCTGATCAATTACGTAAGATTGTTGGTAAGGGTTCAGGTGAACCTAACACAAAGAAGGCTGGAAACGTTACTCTTGACCAAATCCGTGCTATTGCGGAAAACAAGATGTCTGACTTGAATGCTAACGATATTACAAACGCTATGCGTATGATCGAAGGTACAGCACGCTCAATGGGTGTAACTGTTGACGGTGTTGACTTGACTGTTGAAGGTACAGCAATCAAGGAGGACGCAGAATAA
- the rplA gene encoding 50S ribosomal protein L1: MTQKHGKNYVAAVAKVEAEKAYALNDAVSLVKEIDFAKFDASVEVVFKLNVDTRQADQQLRGAVVLPNGTGKDKTVVVFAQGDKAKEAEAAGADVVGAADLVQRIQGGWLDFDVAVATPDMMAQVGRVGRALGPKGLMPNPKTGTVTMDVTKAVSDAKGGQVTYRTDRDGNVAVPVGRVSFEEGKLAENIKSIAETVLKARPAAVKGTYVQHVSISSTFGPAVTLDINTL; the protein is encoded by the coding sequence ATGACTCAAAAGCATGGTAAAAATTATGTAGCAGCAGTTGCAAAGGTAGAAGCTGAAAAAGCTTATGCTTTAAACGATGCTGTTTCATTGGTAAAAGAAATTGACTTTGCTAAGTTCGATGCTTCTGTTGAAGTAGTTTTCAAGTTGAACGTTGACACACGTCAAGCAGACCAACAATTGCGTGGTGCTGTTGTGTTGCCAAACGGAACAGGTAAAGATAAGACAGTCGTTGTCTTCGCGCAAGGCGATAAGGCTAAAGAAGCCGAAGCTGCTGGTGCCGATGTTGTCGGTGCTGCTGATTTGGTACAACGTATCCAAGGTGGATGGTTAGACTTTGATGTAGCTGTTGCTACACCTGATATGATGGCTCAAGTCGGTCGCGTAGGTCGTGCATTGGGTCCTAAGGGATTGATGCCAAACCCTAAGACTGGCACAGTTACAATGGACGTTACTAAGGCTGTTTCAGATGCCAAGGGCGGACAAGTAACATACCGTACAGATCGTGACGGAAACGTCGCAGTTCCTGTTGGTCGTGTATCATTTGAAGAAGGTAAGTTGGCTGAAAACATTAAGTCAATCGCCGAAACAGTTCTTAAGGCTCGTCCTGCTGCTGTTAAGGGTACTTATGTACAACACGTGTCAATTTCATCAACATTTGGTCCAGCCGTAACGTTGGATATTAATACATTGTAA
- the rplJ gene encoding 50S ribosomal protein L10, which yields MSEKAIAVKAQKVEEIADQFKAAASAVVVDPRGLTVAQSTELRHQLREEGVVLEVIKNKVLTRAAEKAGYAELNDIFAGPSAVAFSNDDAVAPARILKKFADENEALEIKGGVVDGTIANIDDINKYASLPSREGLLGQLMAEFQFSIRSFAYAVKAVQDKLEEESAAPAAEASTDAE from the coding sequence ATGAGTGAAAAAGCTATTGCAGTTAAAGCACAAAAAGTTGAAGAAATTGCTGACCAATTTAAGGCAGCTGCTTCTGCCGTTGTTGTTGATCCTCGTGGATTGACAGTTGCTCAATCTACTGAATTACGTCATCAATTGCGTGAAGAAGGTGTTGTTCTTGAAGTTATCAAGAACAAAGTTTTGACACGTGCTGCTGAGAAAGCTGGTTACGCTGAATTGAACGACATTTTTGCCGGACCATCAGCAGTTGCCTTTTCAAACGATGATGCAGTTGCACCAGCACGTATCTTGAAAAAGTTTGCTGATGAAAACGAAGCCTTGGAAATCAAGGGTGGTGTCGTTGACGGCACTATCGCTAATATCGATGACATTAACAAGTATGCATCATTGCCTTCACGTGAAGGTTTGCTTGGTCAATTGATGGCAGAATTCCAATTCTCAATTCGTTCATTTGCATATGCTGTTAAGGCAGTGCAAGACAAGTTGGAAGAGGAATCTGCAGCTCCTGCTGCAGAAGCATCAACGGATGCTGAATAA
- the rplL gene encoding 50S ribosomal protein L7/L12, with protein MAFDKDAIIASLKDATILDLADLVSAIEEEFNVSAAAPVAAAGAADGAAAAKSEFDVELTSAGTAKVKVIKAVREATGLGLKEAKDLVDNAPSVVKEGLSEDDANALKESLEATGASVTVK; from the coding sequence ATGGCTTTTGATAAAGACGCGATCATCGCATCATTGAAGGATGCAACGATCTTGGACTTGGCTGACTTGGTTTCAGCTATCGAAGAAGAATTTAACGTTTCAGCAGCAGCTCCAGTAGCAGCTGCTGGTGCTGCTGACGGTGCTGCCGCAGCAAAGTCAGAATTTGACGTAGAATTGACTTCAGCAGGTACTGCTAAGGTTAAGGTTATCAAGGCAGTTCGTGAAGCAACTGGCTTGGGCTTGAAGGAAGCTAAAGACTTAGTTGACAACGCACCTTCAGTTGTTAAAGAAGGCTTGAGTGAAGACGATGCCAACGCATTGAAGGAATCTTTGGAAGCAACTGGTGCTTCAGTTACTGTGAAGTAA
- a CDS encoding class I SAM-dependent methyltransferase — MTEKNISGEQYFTANPNAEHHYQNFDFDLLGHELHFTTDSGVFSKSTVDFGTRTMLDALEKTSIPIGKVLDLGTGYGPVGLTVAKAYQRHVDMVDVNERALDLARKNAQQNGVAQRVNIFKSDVYASISDKYALILVNPPIRAGKQVVTAMLQEAANYLQDGGKLIAVLQKKQGAPSAQKNMSLAFGNAKVIHKNKGYYILESTYGTNTSI; from the coding sequence ATGACAGAAAAGAACATTTCTGGAGAACAGTATTTTACAGCTAATCCCAACGCAGAACATCATTATCAAAATTTTGATTTTGACTTGCTAGGGCATGAATTGCATTTTACAACGGATAGTGGCGTGTTTTCAAAATCTACCGTTGATTTTGGGACAAGAACAATGTTGGATGCTTTAGAAAAAACAAGTATACCTATTGGGAAGGTACTGGATTTAGGAACAGGCTATGGTCCTGTAGGTCTTACTGTGGCAAAAGCATATCAGCGTCATGTAGATATGGTTGATGTTAATGAAAGAGCGTTAGATTTAGCACGCAAAAATGCCCAACAAAACGGTGTTGCTCAACGAGTGAATATTTTTAAGTCGGATGTTTACGCAAGTATTAGTGATAAATATGCACTGATTTTGGTTAATCCACCAATTCGCGCTGGAAAGCAAGTTGTGACTGCAATGCTTCAAGAAGCAGCTAACTATTTACAAGATGGCGGAAAGCTAATTGCGGTGTTGCAAAAGAAGCAAGGCGCACCTTCGGCTCAAAAAAATATGTCACTTGCTTTTGGTAATGCTAAGGTGATTCATAAAAACAAGGGATATTACATTTTGGAGAGCACTTATGGCACAAATACCAGCATTTAG
- the tadA gene encoding tRNA adenosine(34) deaminase TadA yields MAQIPAFSDEQIDYFMQEALNEAKIAQSEGEVPIGAVIVYENQMIACAHNHREADQLATAHAELLAIESANTKLKSWRLENTALFVTLEPCIMCAGAIINARIPVVYYGANDPKGGATRSLYSLLEDNRLNHMVKVYEGIRGEESGLLLQRFFSNIRAKRKIRKAIAK; encoded by the coding sequence ATGGCACAAATACCAGCATTTAGTGACGAACAAATTGATTATTTCATGCAAGAGGCGTTGAACGAAGCTAAAATTGCTCAAAGTGAAGGTGAAGTGCCAATTGGTGCTGTTATAGTTTATGAAAACCAGATGATTGCGTGTGCGCACAATCATCGGGAGGCGGATCAGTTAGCCACTGCCCATGCAGAATTACTAGCAATCGAGTCTGCCAATACAAAGCTTAAGTCTTGGCGGTTAGAAAACACAGCATTATTTGTGACGTTAGAACCTTGCATCATGTGTGCTGGCGCAATTATTAATGCACGCATTCCGGTTGTTTATTATGGTGCTAATGACCCTAAAGGTGGTGCTACGCGCTCCCTATATTCTCTATTAGAGGATAATCGGTTGAATCATATGGTTAAAGTGTACGAAGGCATACGTGGTGAAGAATCTGGTCTATTATTGCAGCGTTTCTTTAGCAACATCCGTGCGAAACGTAAAATTCGTAAAGCAATTGCAAAGTAA
- a CDS encoding HD domain-containing protein, with amino-acid sequence MQNPNAWRTDKDYINIIDDLLQHEEVQQLALYTQHHFSNRLTHSISVSYQSYLIAKKIGADEVATARAGLLHDLFYYDWRVTKFDEGSHAYVHPRIALKNARKITNISDKEADIIVKHMFGATIALPKYRESWIVSLVDDFAAVNEYLIPKTYLTYFKWQEKLATKFVSVFA; translated from the coding sequence ATGCAAAATCCGAACGCATGGCGTACTGATAAGGACTATATAAATATTATTGATGATTTGTTACAGCATGAAGAAGTGCAACAACTGGCACTCTATACACAACATCATTTTTCTAACCGTTTAACTCATTCAATTTCTGTATCATACCAATCATATTTAATCGCAAAGAAGATTGGTGCTGATGAAGTGGCAACTGCACGAGCAGGTTTACTTCATGATTTGTTTTACTATGATTGGCGCGTAACAAAGTTTGACGAGGGATCACATGCTTATGTTCATCCACGTATTGCGTTGAAAAATGCGCGTAAAATTACAAATATCAGCGATAAAGAAGCTGATATTATTGTAAAACACATGTTTGGTGCAACAATTGCCTTACCAAAGTATCGGGAAAGTTGGATTGTTTCATTGGTTGATGATTTTGCGGCAGTTAATGAATACCTAATTCCTAAAACTTATCTGACTTATTTTAAGTGGCAAGAAAAATTGGCAACGAAATTTGTATCTGTATTTGCTTAA